The Bradyrhizobium barranii subsp. barranii genome segment CACTGCGCTTCTTGATCTCGACCTTGCCCTCGGCGAGGCTCTTCGGCCCGATCATGATCTGCCAGGGGATGCCGATCAGGTCGGCGGCGGCGAATTTGGCGCCGGCGCGCTGGTCGGTGTCGTCGTAGAGCACGTCGACGCCCTTGGCGGTGAGCTCGGCGTAGAGCTTCTCGCAGGCCGCATCGACCGCGGCATCGCCCTGCTTGAGGTTGAGAATCGACACGCGGAAGGGGGCCACCGCCTCCGGCCATTTGATGCCGGCATCGTCATGGCAGGCCTCGATGATGGCGCCCAGCAGGCGCGAGACGCCGACGCCGTAGGAGCCGCCATGGATCGGCACATCGACACCGTCGGGGCCCGCAACCAGTGCCTTCATCGCGTCGGAATACTTCGTGCCGAAATAGAAGATCTGCCCGACCTCGATGCCGCGGGTGTTCACCCGCTTGTCCGCAGGCACTTCCTGCTCGAAGCGCGCGGCGTCGTGCACGTCTTCCGTCGCCGCATAGACCGAGGTCCATTGCTTGATGATCGGCGTCAGGTCGCTGTCATAGTCGACGTCCTCGCCCGGCACCGGCAGGTCCAGCACGTCGCGATTGATGAAAACGCCGGATTCACCGGTCTCTGCAAGTACGATGAACTCGTGGCTGAGATCGCCGCCGATCGGGCCGGTCTCGGCGCGCATCGGGATCGCCTTCAGCCCCATTCGCGCGAAGGTGCGCAGATAGGCGACGAACATCTTGTTGTAGGCGACGCGCGCTGCGGCCTCGTTGAGGTCGAAGGAGTAAGCGTCCTTCATCAGGAATTCGCGGCCGCGCATCACGCCGAAACGCGGACGCTGCTCGTCGCGGAATTTCCATTGGATATGATAGAGATTCAGCGGCAGGTTCTTGTAGGACTTGACGTAGGCGCGGAAGATCTCGGTGATCATTTCCTCGTTGGTCGGCCCGTACAGGAGCTCGCGCTTGTGGCGGTCGGCGATGCGCAGCATTTCCGGGCCGTAGGCGTCGTAACGGCCGCTCTCGCGCCAGAGGTCGGCGAGCTGGAGCGTCGGCATCAACAGTTCCAGCGCGCCGGAGCGGTCC includes the following:
- the proS gene encoding proline--tRNA ligase → MRLSRFFLPILKENPKEAEIVSHRLMLRAGMIRQEAAGIYAWLPLGFRVLKKIEQIVREEQDRSGALELLMPTLQLADLWRESGRYDAYGPEMLRIADRHKRELLYGPTNEEMITEIFRAYVKSYKNLPLNLYHIQWKFRDEQRPRFGVMRGREFLMKDAYSFDLNEAAARVAYNKMFVAYLRTFARMGLKAIPMRAETGPIGGDLSHEFIVLAETGESGVFINRDVLDLPVPGEDVDYDSDLTPIIKQWTSVYAATEDVHDAARFEQEVPADKRVNTRGIEVGQIFYFGTKYSDAMKALVAGPDGVDVPIHGGSYGVGVSRLLGAIIEACHDDAGIKWPEAVAPFRVSILNLKQGDAAVDAACEKLYAELTAKGVDVLYDDTDQRAGAKFAAADLIGIPWQIMIGPKSLAEGKVEIKKRSDGSRETMSPADAVARLVG